The following coding sequences lie in one Eschrichtius robustus isolate mEscRob2 chromosome 10, mEscRob2.pri, whole genome shotgun sequence genomic window:
- the ZNF462 gene encoding zinc finger protein 462 isoform X4, whose product MMEVLQCDGCDFRAPSYEDLKAHIQDVHTAFLQPTDVAEDNANEPRSGSMNASNQTEVEFSSIKDEFVIAEDLSGQNATALGTGSYYGHSPGYYGQHIASNPKPTNKFFQCKFCVRYFRSKNLLIEHTRKVHGAQAEGSSAGPPVPGSLNYNIMMHEGFGKVFSCQFCTYKSPRRARIIKHQKMYHKNNLKETTAPPPAPAPMADPVVPPVSLQDPCKELPAEVVERSILESMVKPLTKSRGNFCCEWCSYQTPRRERWCDHMMKKHRSMVKILSSLRQQQEGTNLPDVQNKSAPSPTSNSTYLSMNAASRELPSTNVSTFRGSIGNSIMRPNSSSASKFSPMSYPQMKPKSPHNSGLVSLAERSRYGMTDMTNSSADLETNSMLNDSSSDEELNEIDSENGLTALDHQTAGMSAEQLMGSEGNKLLETKGIPFRRFMNRFQCPFCPFLTMHRRSISRHIENIHLSGKTAVYKCDECPFTCKSSLKLGAHKQCHTGTTSDWDAVNSQSESIASPLHEGVVSYESSSINGRKSGVVLEPLQQQQPPPPPPPPPPPPSQPQPPQLQPPHQVPPPPPPPLPAQAPPLHPYKCTMCNYSTTTLKGLRVHQQHKHSFCDNLPKFEGQPSSLPADSETDSHPSSSNTVKKSQTSILGLSSKNNFVAKASRKLANDFPLDLSPVKKRTRIDEIASNLQSRINQTKQQEDAVINVEDDEEEEEDNEVEIEVELDREEEPPEPILEVPTSFSAQQIWARDAPEPQKEPNFRAVTHDYNATNGAEIELTLSEDEEDYYGSSTNMKDHQVASATLLNTQTPIYGTEHGNENADFSDSGRLYYCKHCDFNNKSARSVSTHYQRMHPYIKFSFRYILDPNDHSAVYRCLECYIDYTNFEDLQQHYGEHHPEAMNVLNFDHSDLIYRCRFCSYTSPNVRSLMPHYQRMHPTVKINNAMIFSSYVVEQQEGPNAESQTLREILNSAPKNMAASAAVARGGGLPAPFPKNTPSKTFPPECENQKDPSVSTVVVYDCDICSFASPNMHSVLVHYQKKHPEEKASYFRIQKTMRMVSVDRGSALSRLSFEVGAPVSPKISAMGSPPPPPPPPPDLGTELYYCKHCSYSNRSVVGVLVHYQKRHPEIKVTAKYIRQAPPTAAMTRGADGPQGSPRPPAPRPQLSRSGSERDGPPAESEMFFCQHCDYGNRTVKGVLIHYQKKHRDFKANADVIRQHTATIRSLCDRNQKKPAGCVLVPASNVERDRTKLRALKCRQCSYTSPYFYALRKHIKKDHPALKATVTSIMRWAFLDGLIEAGYHCEWCIYSHTDPNGLLLHYQRRHPEHYVDYTYMATKLWAGPDPSPPSLTMPAEAKTYRCRDCVFEAVSIWDITNHYQAFHPWAMNGDESVLLDIIKEKDAVENPLPPPEELVGPVNCENSMPAPLPEQEAECPEDARLSPEKSLQLASANPAISSTPYQCTVCQSEYNNLHGLLTHYGKKHPGMKVKAADFAQDIDINPGAVYKCRHCPYINTRIHGVLTHYQKRHPSIKVTAEDFVHDVEQSADIAQNDVEETSRIFKQGYGAYRCKLCPYTHGTLEKLKIHYEKYHNQPEFDVFSQSPPKLPVTLEPEITTEVSPSQVSVTEDEVGEEPVSTSHFATSHLVSHTVFRCQLCKYFCSTRKGIARHYRIKHNNVRAQPEGKNNLFKCALCAYTNPIRKGLAAHYQKRHDIDAYYTHCLAASRTISDKPSKVIIPSPPKDDAPQLSEELRRAVEKKKCSLCAFQSFSKKGIVSHYMKRHPGVFPKKQHASKLGGYFTAVYADEHEKPVLMEEEERGGCEKAEVEGSEGQEIEWLPFRCIKCFKLSFSTAELLCMHYTDHHSRDLKRDFVILGSGPRPQSSAYQCKHCDSKLQSTAELTSHLNIHNEEFQKRAKRQERRKQLLSKQKYADGAFADFKQERPFGHLEEVPKIKERKVVGYKCKFCVEVHPTLRAICNHLRKHVQYGSVPAVSAAVKQEAEDPSHLFLDGLEAARDASGALVDRVAGEHCLLDGMLEDETRPGGYHCSQCDRVLMSMQGLRSHERSHLALAMFTREDKYSCQYCSFVSAFRHNLDRHMQTHHGHHKPFRCKLCSFKSSYNSRLKTHILKAHAGEHAYKCSWCSFSTMTISQLKEHSLKVHGKALTLPRPRIVSLLSSHAHHSSQKATPAEEVEDSNDSSYSEPPDVQQQLNHYQSAALARNNSRVSPVPLSGAAGVTEQKTEAVLHCEFCEFSSGYIQSIRRHYRDKHGGKKLFKCKDCSFYTGFKSAFTMHVEAGHSAVPEEGPKDLRCPLCLYHTKYKRNMIDHIVLHREERVVPIEVCRSKLSKYLQGVVFRCDKCTFTCSSDESLQQHIEKHNELKPYKCQLCYYETKHTEELDSHLRDEHKPVSHG is encoded by the exons ATGATGGAGGTGCTTCAGTGCGATGGCTGTGACTTCAGAGCCCCGTCTTATGAAGATCTCAAGGCGCATATCCAGGATGTCCACACGGCATTTCTGCAGCCGACGGACGTTGCCGAAGACAATGCGAATGAGCCGCGATCTGGGTCCATGAATGCCAGTAACCAGACAGAGGTGGAGTTTTCGTCTATAAAGGATGAATTTGTGATTGCAGAGGACTTATCAG GTCAAAATGCAACTGCATTGGGGACCGGAAGTTACTATGGCCATAGTCCAGGATATTACGGTCAGCATATTGCCTCTAATCCCAAACCAACAAACAAGTTTTTTCAATGCAAGTTCTGCGTACGTTACTTCAGGTCAAAAAACCTCCTCATTGAACACACTAGGAAGGTCCACGGAGCTCAAGCTGAAGGGAGTTCGGCGGGACCCCCTGTTCCAGGATCCTTAAATTATAATATCATGATGCACGAGGGATTCGGAAAGGTCTTCTCTTGCCAGTTTTGCACATACAAGTCACCAAGGAGGGCAAGAATAATTAAGCATCAGAAGATGTATCACAAAAACAATTTGAAGGAGACCActgctcctccccctgcccctgctccGATGGCAGACCCAGTGGTCCCACCCGTGTCCCTGCAGGACCCCTGCAAGGAACTGCCGGCAGAGGTCGTGGAGCGCAGCATCCTAGAATCTATGGTCAAGCCTCTGACCAAGTCTCGAGGCAACTTTTGCTGTGAGTGGTGCAGCTATCAGACCCCCCGCCGGGAACGCTGGTGTGACCACATGATGAAGAAACACCGCAGCATGGTCAAGATCCTGTCCAGTCTCAGGCAGCAGCAAGAAGGGACTAATCTGCCTGATGTGCAGAACAAGAGCGCCCCCAGCCCCACTTCTAACTCCACCTATCTGTCTATGAATGCTGCCAGCCGGGAGCTACCCAGCACTAACGTCTCCACCTTCAGGGGCTCCATCGGCAACTCCATCATGAGACCCAACTCTTCTTCCGCTTCCAAGTTTTCGCCCATGTCTTACCCTCAGATGAAGCCGAAGTCACCTCACAATTCTGGCCTCGTCAGCTTGGCGGAGAGATCCCGTTACGGAATGACTGACATGACCAATTCTTCTGCCGACCTGGAAACTAACAGCATGCTGAATGACTCTAGTTCCGATGAAGAGTTGAATGAAATAGACAGCGAGAATGGCTTAACTGCTCTGGATCATCAGACAGCAGGCATGTCCGCGGAGCAGCTGATGGGCTCAGAGGGCAACAAATTATTGGAGACCAAGGGGATCCCATTTAGAAGATTCATGAATAGGTTCCAGTGCCCCTTTTGTCCGTTCCTCACCATGCATCGACGTAGCATCTCCCGTCACATAGAAAACATCCACTTATCCGGAAAGACAGCTGTCTACAAATGTGATGAATGTCCATTTACTTGCAAGAGCTCGTTAAAACTTGGGGCTCACAAACAGTGTCACACGGGTACAACGTCAGACTGGGATGCTGTGAATTCCCAGAGTGAAAGCATTGCTTCCCCGCTGCACGAAGGTGTCGTGTCTTACGAGAGCTCGAGCATCAATGGGAGAAAGTCGGGGGTCGTGCTGGAGCCCCTGCAGCAGCaacagccgccgccgccgcccccaccgcccccgccgcccccgtcaCAGCCCCAGCCGCCGCAGCTACAGCCGCCCCATCAGGTGCCGCCCCCTCCGCCGCCCCCGCTGCCCGCACAGGCCCCGCCCCTGCACCCCTACAAGTGCACCATGTGTAATTACTCCACCACGACTCTGAAAGGGCTGAGGGTTCATCAGCAGCACAAACACTCCTTCTGCGACAACTTGCCAAAATTCGAGGGGCAGCCCTCCAGCCTGCCAGCGGACAGCGAGACAGACAGCCACCCCTCTTCCAGCAACACTGTGAAGAAAAGTCAGACCTCAATTCTTGGGTTGTCCTCCAAGAACAATTTTGTAGCTAAGGCCTCTAGGAAACTCGCTAATGACTTTCCTCTCGACTTATCGCCCGTGAAGAAGAGGACCCGGATTGACGAGATAGCAAGCAACCTGCAGAGCAGAATTAACCAAACCAAACAGCAGGAAGATGCGGTGATCAACGTGGAGGATgacgaggaggaagaggaagacaaCGAAGTGGAGATTGAGGTGGAGCTGGACCGGGAAGAAGAGCCGCCAGAGCCCATCCTGGAGGTGCCCACGTCCTTCTCAGCGCAGCAGATCTGGGCGAGAGACGCCCCTGAGCCCCAGAAGGAGCCCAACTTCAGAGCTGTCACGCACGATTACAATGCCACCAACGGGGCTGAGATAGAGCTCACCCTTTCTGAAGATGAAGAGGATTATTATGGCTCCTCCACGAACATGAAAGATCACCAGGTTGCCAGCGCCACTCTGCTCAACACCCAGACTCCTATCTACGGAACTGAGCACGGTAATGAAAATGCGGACTTTAGTGACTCGGGAAGGCTTTATTATTGCAAACACTGTGACTTTAACAACAAATCTGCCCGGAGCGTCAGCACCCACTACCAGCGCATGCACCCGTACATTAAATTCAGCTTCAGGTACATCTTGGACCCCAACGATCACAGCGCAGTGTACAGGTGCCTGGAATGCTACATCGATTACACCAACTTCGAAGACCTGCAGCAGCATTACGGCGAACACCACCCAGAAGCCATGAACGTCCTCAACTTCGACCACTCGGACCTGATCTACCGGTGTCGGTTTTGTTCCTACACGAGCCCCAACGTCCGGAGCCTGATGCCGCATTACCAGAGAATGCATCCCACTGTTAAGATTAACAATGCGATGATATTTTCGAGCTACGTGGTGGAGCAGCAGGAGGGGCCGAACGCGGAGTCCCAGACGCTGAGGGAGATCCTGAATTCGGCTCCCAAGAACATGGCCGCGTCCGCTGCCGTGGCCCGTGGCGGCGGGTTGCCAGCCCCGTTCCCTAAAAACACCCCTTCCAAGACCTTTCCTCCAGAATGTGAAAATCAGAAGGACCCCTCGGTCAGCACCGTCGTCGTGTACGATTGTGACATTTGCTCCTTCGCGAGCCCCAACATGCACTCTGTGTTGGTTCATTATCAGAAGAAACACCCGGAAGAAAAGGCCTCCTACTTTAGGATCCAGAAAACCATGCGAATGGTGTCTGTGGACAGGGGCTCTGCCCTCTCTCGGTTGTCATTTGAGGTGGGTGCTCCAGTGTCTCCCAAAATATCCGCCATGggttccccaccccccccgccgcccccaccACCAGACCTCGGTACCGAGCTTTACTACTGCAAACACTGCTCCTACAGCAATCGGTCAGTTGTGGGAGTCCTTGTCCACTACCAGAAAAGACACCCAGAGATAAAGGTTACCGCCAAATATATCAGACAGGCTCCTCCCACAGCCGCAATGACGCGAGGGGCCGATGGGCCCCAAGGCTCCCCCCGGCCACCGGCCCCCAGGCCGCAGCTCAGCCGCAGCGGCTCCGAGAGAGACGGCCCTCCCGCGGAGAGTGAGATGTTCTTCTGCCAGCACTGTGATTACGGGAACCGCACGGTCAAAGGCGTCCTCATCCATTATCAGAAGAAGCACCGAGACTTCAAGGCCAACGCGGACGTGATCCGGCAGCACACGGCCACCATCCGAAGCCTCTGCGACCGTAACCAGAAGAAGCCCGCCGGTTGCGTGCTGGTCCCCGCCTCGAACGTGGAGCGGGACAGGACGAAACTCCGGGCGCTCAAGTGTCGGCAGTGCTCGTACACCTCCCCCTACTTCTATGCACTGAGGAAGCATATCAAGAAAGACCATCCTGCCCTGAAGGCCACAGTCACATCCATCATGCGGTGGGCATTTCTAGATGGCTTGATAGAAGCTGGCTACCACTGCGAGTGGTGCATCTATTCCCACACAGATCCCAACGGTTTGCTCCTCCATTACCAGAGGAGGCATCCCGAGCATTACGTTGATTATACGTACATGGCCACCAAGCTCTGGGCTGGGCCAGAcccatcccctccctctctcacGATGCCAGCTGAAGCCAAAACGTACAGATGCCGAGACTGTGTTTTTGAGGCCGTCTCCATCTGGGACATCACCAATCACTACCAAGCGTTCCACCCCTGGGCCATGAATGGGGACGAGTCGGTGCTGCTGGATATCATCAAGGAGAAAGATGCTGTCGAGAATCCCCTCCCTCCGCCTGAAGAGCTCGTGGGCCCTGTGAATTGTGAAAACAGTATGCCTGCCCCGCTCCCCGAGCAGGAAGCTGAATGCCCCGAGGACGCCAGGCTTTCCCCAGAGAAGAGCCTCCAGCTAGCGTCAGCCAACCCTGCCATCTCCTCCACCCCGTACCAGTGCACCGTGTGCCAGTCTGAGTATAACAACCTGCACGGCCTTCTGACCCATTACGGGAAGAAGCACCCAGGCATGAAAGTGAAGGCTGCCGACTTTGCCCAGGATATCGACATCAACCCGGGCGCCGTCTACAAATGCCGGCATTGCCCCTACATCAACACCCGCATCCACGGTGTCCTGACCCACTACCAGAAGCGACACCCGTCCATCAAGGTGACTGCCGAGGACTTCGTGCACGACGTGGAGCAGTCCGCCGACATAGCCCAGAACGACGTGGAGGAGACGAGCAGGATCTTCAAGCAAGGGTACGGCGCCTACCGCTGCAAACTGTGTCCCTACACGCACGGCACTTTGGAGAAGCTCAAGATCCACTATGAGAAGTATCACAACCAGCCCGAATTCGATGTCTTTTCCCAGTCTCCCCCGAAGCTGCCCGTGACCCTCGAGCCCGAGATAACCACTGAAGTGAGCCCCTCCCAAGTGTCCGTGACCGAGGACGAGGTGGGAGAGGAGCCCGTGTCCACGTCTCACTTCGCTACCTCGCACCTGGTGTCCCACACTGTGTTCCGGTGCCAGCTCTGCAAGTACTTCTGCTCCACGCGGAAGGGCATAGCCCGGCACTACCGCATCAAGCACAACAACGTGCGCGCCCAGCCCGAGGGCAAGAACAACCTCTTCAAGTGCGCCCTGTGTGCCTACACCAACCCCATCCGCAAAGGGCTGGCCGCCCACTACCAGAAGCGCCACGACATCGACGCCTACTACACCCACTGCCTGGCGGCCTCCAGGACCATCAGCGACAAGCCCAGCAAGGTGATCATCCCGTCGCCGCCCAAGGACGACGCCCCGCAGCTCAGCGAGGAGCTCCGGCGCGCCGTGGAGAAGAAGAAGTGCTCGCTGTGCGCCTTTCAGTCCTTCAGCAAGAAGGGCATCGTGTCCCACTACATGAAGCGCCACCCGGGGGTGTTCCCCAAGAAGCAGCACGCCAGCAAGTTGGGGGGCTACTTCACCGCCGTCTACGCCGACGAGCACGAGAAGCCGGTGCtgatggaagaggaagagagaggtggCTGCGAGAAAGCCGAGGTGGAGGGGAGCGAAGGGCAGGAGATCGAGTGGCTCCCGTTCCGCTGCATCAAGTGCTTCAAGCTGTCCTTCAGCACGGCGGAGCTGCTGTGCATGCATTACACGGACCACCACAGCCGGGACCTCAAGAGGGACTTCGTCATCCTGGGCAGCGGCCCCCGCCCGCAGAGCTCCGCCTACCAGTGCAAGCACTGCGATAGCAAACTGCAAAGCACGGCGGAGCTGACCTCACACTTGAACATTCACAATGAGGAATTCCAGAAGCGTGCCAAACGTCAGGAGAGGAGGAAACAGCTTTTGAGCAAGCAGAAATATGCAGATGGTGCTTTTGCAGATTTCAAACAAGAGAGG CCTTTTGGTCACTTAGAAGAGGTGCCAAAGATCAAGGAGAGGAAGGTGGTGGGCTACAAATGTAAATTCTGTGTGGAAGTGCATCCGACGCTCCGGGCCATCTGTAACCACCTCCGCAAGCACGTCCAGTACGGCAGTGTCCCGGCCGTGTCAGCCGCCGTGAAG CAGGAGGCTGAAGACCCTTCCCACTTGTTCCTGGACGGACTGGAAGCAGCCAGAGATGCCAGTGGCGCCCTGGTGGACCGGGTGGCTGGTGAACACTGCTTGCTTGATGGAATGTTGGAGGATGAAACCCGGCCGGGGGGATACCATTGTAGTCAATGTGACAGAGTCCTGATGTCCATGCAGGGGCTGCGTTCTCATGAGAGgagccatctggccctggccaTGTTTACCCGCGAGGACAAGTACAGCTGCCAGTACTGctcctttgtttctgctttcAGGCACAA TTTGGATCGCCATATGCAAACCCACCACGGACACCATAAACCATTCCGATGCAAACTCTGCTCCTTCAAGTCCTCCTACAACAGCCGGCTGAAGACACACATCCTCAAAGCTCATGCTG GTGAGCATGCCTACAAGTGTTCTTGGTGCTCCTTTTCCACCATGACCATCAGCCAGCTGAAGGAACACTCCCTCAAGGTCCACGGAAAAGCCCTGACCCTCCCCAGGCCGAGGATTGTCAGTCTCCTCTCCTCGCACGCCCACCACTCCTCCCAAAAAGCCACCCCGGCCGAAGAAGTGGAAGATTCCAATG